Part of the Candidatus Eisenbacteria bacterium genome, GGGTTCGCCCGACAGACCCACAAGGCCGAAAGGACGATGAAGCCGTAGAGCAGCGTCAGCGGCAGGGCGAACAGGTTCGCCCGCGACGTCGCCTGCGGCACCAGCGCGGTCACGAACAGCGCCAGCGGCAGCCCGGCGAGCAGCCAGGCGAGCACGTAGAGCGCGACCCGGACCCGGTGGCCGAAGAGCGGGTGCATGTCCTACTTCGGTTCCACCGGATCCCGCGGAGCCCCGGGCTCGTCGGGGTCCTGTTCGTCCGTCACCCGCACGCCGCCCGGATCCACGCGGACCTCCCTGCGGACGCGATCACGGACGCGTTGACGGGTCTGGACGTACACCGTCGAGCGTCCCTCCCCGATCGGCGTGTTCTTGACGTCCACGCCGCCCATCATCACGAATCCGCGAATGACCAGCGTGCCCGCCGCCTCCTCGCCGGGCGCGAGCCGCGCCTTGCTCTCGATGCCGCCCATCACCGGGCTCGCCTCCAGCTCCACGCGCCAGTCCTCGGGCACCCGGATGTCGATGCCGCCCCAGATCGCGAACACGTCCAGCACCGCGCGGCCGCCCGCGGCCCGTGCGTTCGTCAGGTCCAGCTCGACGCCGCCCATGACGGCGGTCAGTTCGCCGCCGCGGAACGCCTGCGATTCGTTGCGGCGCGTGACCGAGCCCATGACGGCGAACGAGCGCACGTAGTCGTCCGAATCCGCGGCGCCCGGCGCGGGCGCGGCCGTGGCGCCGCGCATGGCGCGCAGGACGATCTGGACGCCCATGAAGATGAACAGCAGCGGCCAGATGAGGCTGAAGCTGGCGTGCACCACCCCCAGTTCGTCGAGCAGGAAGACGCCGCCGAGCAGCGTCAGGAAGACGCCCAGCCCGGTCTGCTTGTCCATGCCCCAGCCGGTCAGCTTGAGCACGCCGATGACCAGCGGAACGACCGGCCACCAGCGGGTGATGCTGTGCGCATCCATGAAGCTCATGTTGTCGAGCGTCCAGAGGATGCCCAGCGCCACCAGCGCGATGCCGACGATGAGCCTCGCGCTCAGGGGATTACCGCGCGTTTCCATGGTCGATCTCCCAGTCGGTGTCGCCCGCGCCGCGGTCGCGAGCAAGCCAGGTCACGAATGCCCAGCCGAGGATCGCGGCGGAGCCGAGAATCCACAAAGGGCCCAGGACGAGGACGGCGGTCTTGAGCGCGACCGTCGCCATCCTCGTTGCTTCCGGCAGCCGCGTCCACGGCACGAACGCGAGCAGCAGGCAGTTCTGGATCACGAGCCAGAACGTGCACAGGGCCAGCGCCGTCTGCCAGGCGCGATTCAGGCCCGGGCGGGCCGGCTTCGCTCCCTTACGCATCGTGCTTCACCCCCCCGCTGCACTTCTCGCAGCGGCAGCCGGCCGGATGCCGGTCCGGTTTCGGGAAGAATCCGGCGGCGACCGAGCGGGCCACCATGCCGGCGCCGCTCGCGACCAGCGCCAGCGGCCAGCTGTTCGCCCACGTGAGTCCGTACATGCGGTTCGCGGCCATGAGGAACCAGACCCCCAGCAGCGCCAGCGACAGTCCACCGCCGATGTTCTGCGGGCCGCGGGCCAGCAGCAGCTGCGTCAGACCGATCGCGATGATGATGAACGGCCACCAGTCGCGCCACATCCGGAACGGCACCACGTCGAAGTACTGAAGCAGGATGATCGTCCCGACCGCGACGAGCCCGAGTCCCCACGCCAGGCTCCCCTGCCAGTCCTCATCCCTTCGGCATTGGCTCATCTGCCCGCCTCCTTCCGGCCGGATGGCCGCGCCAGAATGGCGCGTCACCGGCGACACGAGCGAAGTTACGGTCGGCTGGCCGCTGTGGCGCGGACCTTTCGGTGAACGGCGGCGGGGTGTCGGCGAACGGCGGCGGAGTCCGGGCCGGCGGCCGCCGGCCATGGCGGCTCAGTCGGGCGCCGACCTGCCCGGACCGACTTCCTGCCGGCGCCGGCGGCGCTCGCGCCTCGCGATCACGAGCGTGCCGACGGCGGTGATGAGCGCGAAGCAGAACCATTGGATCGCATAGGAAAGGTGTACCTGCTCGTCGAGCATGGGCGGACCGGTGCGTGCGAGCGCGACGGGCGCCGCGGAATCGGGCAGCGCGAGGAGCAGCCACGAGGGCGGCACGCCGGGCAGGTACGCGGCGACCGACGCCGAATCCAGCTCGTGGGTGGACCAGAGCTCTTCTCCGGCGCCCGCGAGCCTCCGCCACGGCGGCAGGCCGGCGCGCGCGGGCACGCGTACGAGCACGCCGGTCACGCGGCGCTGCCCCGGCTCGGCCACCTGCGCGGGAGCGGCGTTCAGGCCGTCCTGCGCCTCCAGCCAGCCCCGATCCACGAGCAGCGACCCGCCCGAATCGAGCCGCAGCGGGGTCAGCAGCTCGACGCCCAGATCGGAATCGTGGAAGCGCGCCGTGAGCAGCACGTGGCGCGCGGCGTCGTACTCACCGGCGACCACCACCTTGCGACCGGCCTGCGCGGATCGGCCGCCGGGTTCGCGGGCCAGCGGCGCGGCCGGCGCCGCCAGCGCCGCGGCGCGCGCGGCGTTGAGCGCGCGCTTGCCGGCGAGGCGCGAAAGCTGCCAGAAGCCCGCCGCGACGCACACGGCCGTGACGAGCAGCGCGAGCGCGCCGATCGCGACCGGATGCGGCTTCACGCCGGCGGCTTGGGCGCCGGAGGGGCCATATCGAAGGCGACGATCACCGAGTCGAACCCGCAGGTCTTGTGGGCCGAGTCGCAGAACGGCTTGTTCGCCGATTGCCCGCAGCGGCACAGCGACACCGTCGTCCGGCCGGCGAGGCCGAACGGCCGGCCTTCGTGGTCCACGATCTCGAAGTCCCCTTCCACCCTGAGCGACGCGTTGTTGCGGACCGTGATGCGCGTGGCGGCCATGCGACCCCTCCCCTCGGTTCTGCGGTTCGTGCGGATCGGATGGAACCTAGCAGCGGCTTCCGCCCGCGGCGAACGCCGCGCCGGGACGCCGAAGTCCGCCGCCAGTCCCGCGAAGGACGTCGCCGGTGGAACTCCCCGAAACTCCGGGCCGGGTGGCGGCGTACTGTGGGCACTCGCCGGCGGAAATGGCCGGCATGCGGCCCGCCCCTGACGCGAGTCCGGGCGCCGGCCGGACACCGCGAAACTCGATGTAAGGAGGAAGTCCGTGTTCACCGTGATGCTCTTCGGTGCCCTGTTCGTCGTCGCCATGCTGGTGGTGGGCGTTCTGGTGGCGGTGATGAGCGTGCTCGGGTTCGTGATCACCCTGCCCCTG contains:
- a CDS encoding SURF1 family protein, with the protein product MKPHPVAIGALALLVTAVCVAAGFWQLSRLAGKRALNAARAAALAAPAAPLAREPGGRSAQAGRKVVVAGEYDAARHVLLTARFHDSDLGVELLTPLRLDSGGSLLVDRGWLEAQDGLNAAPAQVAEPGQRRVTGVLVRVPARAGLPPWRRLAGAGEELWSTHELDSASVAAYLPGVPPSWLLLALPDSAAPVALARTGPPMLDEQVHLSYAIQWFCFALITAVGTLVIARRERRRRRQEVGPGRSAPD
- a CDS encoding CDGSH iron-sulfur domain-containing protein is translated as MAATRITVRNNASLRVEGDFEIVDHEGRPFGLAGRTTVSLCRCGQSANKPFCDSAHKTCGFDSVIVAFDMAPPAPKPPA